In the Methanothermobacter marburgensis str. Marburg genome, TGGACGCCGATGAGATAAAGGCGAAGCTCGATGAGACAACCAGGGTCATGCTTGTGAAGGCCTCAGAGGGCCTTGCATCAACCGCAGAGATAATGGAGTACGCCAAGGAACTTGGAAGGTCAAGGAATGACCTCTTCGAGATACCTGTCTGGGAGGAGTCCATAAACGTGGTTGAAGGGGAACTATTCTACATGCAGGCGGTCCACCAGGAATCCGATGCCGTCCCCGAGAGTGTGGATGCAATAAGGGCCCTCCTTGAACTTGAAGAGGACAACATGAAGTCCATAATGAAGACCAACAGGGCCATGGGCATACTCTAAAAACCAATTTTTTCTATTTAACCCTTTAATCGGGTGTTTTTTTGATAAGGGTTGGTCCTGCAGGGAACCCCGTGGGTTACCGTGGCAGTACAGTCAGTGTTTTCAAAAAGATCAGGGCCATGGGACTCGACGCCTATGAGTACCAGGCAACCTATGGCCTCAGGTTAAAGAAGGAAAACGCCCTTAAAATTGGTGAAAATTCAAGGAAGAATGATATACTTGTCTCAATGCACGGCCCCTACTATATAAACCTTTCATCAGCCAAGGAGGAGACCATAGAGAAATCAATCCACCGGCTCTTTGACTGTGCGGTTGCAGGGGAGTGGATGGGGGCCTACCGTATTGTATTCCACCCCGGCTTTTACGGTGACCTTGGGAGGAGAAGGGCATTTGAGCTCTGCAGGAAGTCTATTGGGGAACTGATCTCAAGACTTGAAAGTGCCGGTATCAGGGACTTCACACTTGCACCTGAGACCACCGGTAAGAGGTCACAGGTGGGGAGTCTAGAGGAGATTATAAGATTCTCAGAGGAATTTGATAACGTCATGCCCACCGTGGACTTTGCACACATACATGCAAGGGGTGGGGGGTGCATAGGGGGCGCCAGTGATTACAGGAGGATACTTGCGGAGATTGAGGGAAGATTAGGAGTGGAGCACCTCCACTGCCACTTCACAGGGATAGAGTACACAGATGCGGGAGAGAGGAAGCACCACACCCTATCCGAAGGCTTTGGCCCTCCTGTTGAGCCCCTCCTTGAGGTGCTGGTTGATGGGGGCTGGGATGCCACCATAATCTCCGAGACACCCCGAAAGGATGAGGATGCAAGGAGGATAA is a window encoding:
- a CDS encoding deoxyribonuclease IV — protein: MIRVGPAGNPVGYRGSTVSVFKKIRAMGLDAYEYQATYGLRLKKENALKIGENSRKNDILVSMHGPYYINLSSAKEETIEKSIHRLFDCAVAGEWMGAYRIVFHPGFYGDLGRRRAFELCRKSIGELISRLESAGIRDFTLAPETTGKRSQVGSLEEIIRFSEEFDNVMPTVDFAHIHARGGGCIGGASDYRRILAEIEGRLGVEHLHCHFTGIEYTDAGERKHHTLSEGFGPPVEPLLEVLVDGGWDATIISETPRKDEDARRIKDLLEGYLSR